A single genomic interval of Rhododendron vialii isolate Sample 1 chromosome 3a, ASM3025357v1 harbors:
- the LOC131318593 gene encoding uncharacterized protein LOC131318593 yields the protein MTARKRATSEAASTAAAAAKPLTTDPPMAPSKAGQILKVSLIFFVPYLYLILSHYNIEPDLKRSILISAAVSSAGFFLTLAMIPVASRYVLRRNLFGYDINKKGTPQGSVKVPESLGIAVGIVFLVLAILFQYFNFTSDSIWLVEYNAALASICFMMLLGFVDDVLDVPWRVKLALPSIAALPLLMAYAGHTTIIIPKPLIPYVGLEILDLGWIYKLYMWLLAIFCTNSINIHAGLNGLEVGQTVVISSAILVHNVIQIGVSSDPEYKQAHAFSIYLVQPLLATSLALLSYNWYPSSVFVGDTYTYFAGMTMAVAGILGHFSETLLIFFLPQVLNFLLSLPQLSGYIPCPRHRLPRFDPQTGLLTGTNDGTLVNLFLRQFGRMSEKSLCILLLVFQAICCCFCFMLRWLLTGWYK from the exons ATGACAGCTCGGAAGAGAGCCACATCAGAGGCCgcctccaccgccgccgccgccgcgaAGCCTCTGACGACGGACCCTCCAATGGCCCCATCGAAGGCGGGCCAAATCCTGAAAGTATCTCTCATCTTCTTTGTCCCGTACTTGTACCTGATATTGTCTCACTACAACATCGAGCCCGACCTCAAGCGATCCATCCTCATCAGCGCCGCAGTCAGCTCCGCTGGATTCTTTCTGACCCTAGCCATGATCCCCGTGGCGTCTAGATACGTGTTGAGGCGCAATTTGTTCGGTTACGATATCAATAAGAAAGGCACCCCTCAAGGCTCTGTCAAAGT gCCTGAGTCACTGGGTATTGCTGTTGGGATTGTTTTCTTAGTGCTAGCAATCTTGTTTCAGTACTTCAATTTTACATCAGATTCAATT TGGCTTGTTGAGTACAATGCGGCATTGGCATCAATCTGCTTCATGATGTTGCTTGGATTTGTTGACGATGTCTTGGATGTCCCTTGGAGAGT GAAACTTGCACTGCCATCAATTGCTGCTCTTCCTCTTTTGATGGCCTATGCTGGGCATACAACTATTATTATACCAAAGCCTCTCATTCCTTACGTTGGACTTGAGATTTTGGATCTAG GGTGGATATATAAGCTTTATATGTGGCTTTTggccattttttgcacaaactCTATCAACATCCATGCTGGTTTGAATGGCTTAGAAGTTGGGCAGACAGTTGTGATCTCGTCTGCT ATCTTGGTACATAATGTAATTCAAATTGGAGTATCTTCTGACCCTGAGTATAAACAGGCCCATGCATTCTCTATTTACCTTGTTCAACCATTACTTGCCACTTCTTTGGCTTTACTTTCCTACAACTG GTATCCTTCTTCAGTTTTTGTTGGTGACACCTACACCTACTTTGCTGGAATGACTATGGCTGTAGCTGGCATCCTAGGCCACTTTAG TGAAACACTCTTGATATTCTTCCTTCCTCAAGTTTTGAACTTCCTCCTATCACTCCCTCAG CTTTCTGGCTACATTCCTTGTCCACGGCATCGTCTTCCAAG GTTTGACCCTCAGACAGGACTCCTGACTGGTACAAATGATGGAACGCTCGTGAATTTGTTCCTCAGACAATTTGGACGGATGTCAGAGAAGTCACTTTGCATCCTTCTACTTGTTTTCCAG GCCATCTGCTGCTGCTTCTGTTTCATGCTTAGATGGTTACTCACTGGTTGGTACAAATGA
- the LOC131318597 gene encoding DNA-(apurinic or apyrimidinic site) endonuclease, chloroplastic — MPLTCASSLRLTFAGIPRLRALDLITARTIWSKRLLCYPSSSAKPSESMDIKTKTGKVVVKERLSKGSKVEPDIIGEDLGTIERMTVQELRSKLRSVGVPAKGCKSDLVSTLRDFLNSKVEGKGSLVLDGQQFSGTKSKLSKTDTLKWKTKSSAVEEHAQELNTVSEVSEIQSPKRRVKQVKVTNNDKEVKTTLLATPHKLSIKIDEVSEKEPSRLKRKAHPEDAIGVGASGEVNLSIDQKEPWTVFAHKKPQKGWKVYNPRTMRPPPLSADTKSVKLMSWNVNGLRALLKLEGFSALQLAQREDFDVLCLQETKLQEKDVEAIKQNLLEGYENSFWTCSASKLGYSGTAIISRIKPLSVTYGLGVSDHDGEGRLVTMEFDTYYLLNAYVPNSGDGLKRLSYRVTEWDSSLSSYMKELEKSKPVILTGDLNCAHEEIDIYNPAGNRRSAGFTDEERQSFETNFLAKGFVDTFREHHPGIVGYTYWGYRHGGRKTNRGWRLDYFLASKSLFSQVHDSYILPDVTGSDHCPIGLVLKI; from the exons ATGCCTCTAACCTGCGCCTCATCGCTCCGCTTAAC GTTTGCAGGTATTCCAAGGCTTCGCGCATTGGATCTTATCACAGCAAGAACGATTTGGTCTAAGCGACTCCTTTGTTATCCATCCTCATCTGCAAAACCTAGTGAATCCATggatatcaaaacaaaaactggGAAGGTTGTTGTAAAG GAACGTCTGTCGAAAGGTAGCAAAGTGGAACCTGATATCATTGGGGAAGATTTGGGTACAATTGAAAGAATGACGGTTCAGGAACTCCGATCGAAGTTAAG GAGTGTTGGGGTCCCCGCCAAAGGTTGTAAGAGTGATCTCGTGTCTACCTTGAGGGATTTCCTAAACAGTAAAGTAGAAG GCAAGGGTTCTCTGGTGCTAGATGGTCAGCAGTTCTCTGGAACAAAATCTAAGCTTAGTAAAACAGATACATTGAAGTGGAAGACAAAGAGTTCAGCTGTTGAAGAGCATGCTCAGGAGTTAAACACAGTTTCGGAGGTTTCTGAAATTCAATCTCCTAAGAGAAGAGTCAAACAGGTCAAAGTAACAAATAATGATAAGGAAGTCAAAACTACCCTTTTGGCAACGCCACATAAGCTATCTATCAAAATTGATGAAGTTTCAg AAAAAGAACCCTCCCGGTTGAAGAGAAAAGCACACCCAGAAGATGCTATTGGAGTTGGAGCTTCTGGTGAGGTTAATCTCTCGATAGACCAGAAGGAGCCCTGGACAGTTTTTGCCCACAAGAAGCCACAGAAGGGGTGGAAAGTATACAATCCCAGGACTATGAGGCCGCCTCCACTTAGCGCTGATACTAAATCTGTGAAGTTAATGTCTTGGAATGTCAATGGGTTAAGAGCTTTACTGAAGCTAGAGGGTTTCTCGGCTCTACAACTTGCACAAAGAGAAGATTTTGATGTGTTGTGCTTGCAAGAGACCAAACTACAG GAGAAGGATGTTGAggcaatcaaacaaaatctccTTGAAGGCTATGAGAATAGCTTTTGGACTTGCAGTGCCTCCAAACTTGGCTATTCTGGTACTGCAATTATCTCACGG ATAAAGCCACTTTCCGTCACATATGGCCTAGGTGTATCAGATCACGATGGTGAAGGAAGGCTTGTTACTATGGAGTTTGATACATATTATCTGTTAAATGCATATGTACCTAACTCCGGAGATGGATTAAAACGACTG TCATACAGGGTTACAGAGTGGGATTCATCTCTCAGCAGTTACATGAAA GAGCTAGAAAAGTCAAAGCCTGTCATTTTGACTGGTGATCTGAACTGTGCTCATGAGGAGATTGATATTTATAACCCTGCT GGAAATAGAAGAAGTGCTGGTTTTACTGATGAAGAAAGGCAATCATTTGAGACAAATTTCTTAGCTAAAGGTTTTGTTGATACCTTCAGGGAGCACCATCCTGGTATTGTTGGGTACACATACTGGGGTTACAGGCATGGTGGACGCAAAACCAATAGAG GATGGCGTCTTGACTACTTCCTTGCCTCCAAATCCTTATTTAGCCAGGTTCATGACTCTTACATTCTACCAGATGTTACCGGCAGTGATCATTGTCCTATTGGCCTCGTCCTCAAGATCTAG
- the LOC131318594 gene encoding uncharacterized protein LOC131318594: MMDSGRRRRSDNYNQEVARARSHDRKPPLGNWQQSVPSWERSPSGNRQQTVPSWERKFCTVVGSLPWRNILDAKKFIHLYDNVLKWNDSAGEEAFINAKNRFWAHINGLPCQIPSPDPDIYNDKIDWNANVDPQLILDLESEPIAPENQEKAEPVVIMGGLFSDNLYSPSGWGDAEDDMKKTGFPSENKENPWESDSAQVNESVRQNGWGDVCNDSWCANQDTGVAKNTGWEDGWNQWENKNHESNNSKYGTNSGVWQPWDHGNQENTGGCMSRYKTSRFRGDDKPTNREWRNGKGRKSVNFVCELPYVDNRQRNLMNSCTPIRHNGSAKRGHQWRWEKPVS; this comes from the exons ATGATGGATAGTGGGAGAAGGCGAAGGAGTGATAATTATAACCAGGAAGTTGCAAGAGCAAGATCGCATGACAGAAAGCCACCCCTTG GTAATTGGCAGCAAAGTGTGCCTTCATGGGAAAGGAGTCCTTCAGGTAATCGGCAGCAAACTGTGCCTTCATGGGAACGGAAATTTTGCACTGTGGTTGGTTCACTCCCATGGAGAAATATCTTAGACGCCAAGAAGTTTATACACCTATACGACAATGTGCTGAAATGGAATGACTCTGCTGGTGAAGAGGCATTCATCAATGCTAAGAACCGGTTCTGGGCACACATAAATGGCCTTCCCTGTCAAATACCATCCCCTGATCCAGATATTTATAATGATAAGATAGATTGGAATGCCAACGTCGATCCTCAGCTTATATTGGACTTAGAATCCGAGCCTATTGCACCGGAAAACCAAGAAAAGGCCGAACCGGTCGTGATTATGGGTGGACTCTTCTCTGATAACTTATACTCTCCATCCGGGTGGGGTGATGCTGAAGATGATATGAAAAAGACCGGTTTTCCTtcagaaaataaggaaaatcCATGGGAGTCCGACTCCGCTCAGGTTAATGAATCTGTTAGACAGAATGGATGGGGAGATGTCTGTAATGATTCGTGGTGTGCAAATCAAGATACCGGAGTGGCGAAAAATACTGGTTGGGAAGATGGTTGGAATCAATGGGAGAATAAAAACCATGAGTCTAATAATTCGAAATATGGAACAAATTCCGGAGTTTGGCAACCGTGGGACCACGGGAATCAAGAAAACACTGGTGGGTGCATGTCAAGGTATAAAACCTCGAGGTTTCGTGGCGATGACAAACCTACAAACAGGGAATGGAGGAACGGAAAGGGAAGAAAGAGTGTGAATTTCGTTTGTGAACTTCCTTATGTGGATAATAGACAGCGGAACTTGATGAATTCATGCACCCCAATCAGGCATAACGGATCTGCCAAACGAGGACATCAGTGGAGGTGGGAGAAACCAGTTTCTTGA